The proteins below are encoded in one region of Vicingus serpentipes:
- a CDS encoding RNA polymerase sigma factor, protein MILSNLSEKELINAYIKGNELAIEQLILTHKNKVYSYIYYKIKDEDLAEDIFQDTFIKAINTIKKGKYNDEGKFLPWVMRIAHNLIIDHYRKNSRMPMVKGNSEFDIFDIIPSNDKNKHEQIEAEQIHDRLKKLVKHLPHDQKEVLMMRIYFDMSFKEISEMTNVSINTALGRMRYALINLRKMAEEKNITYSIS, encoded by the coding sequence ATGATACTTTCAAACCTTTCGGAAAAAGAACTAATTAATGCCTATATAAAAGGTAACGAATTAGCTATTGAACAACTTATTTTAACCCATAAAAATAAAGTTTACTCTTACATCTATTATAAAATAAAAGATGAAGATTTAGCTGAAGATATTTTTCAAGATACTTTTATAAAAGCTATTAATACCATAAAAAAAGGGAAATATAATGATGAAGGTAAATTTTTACCTTGGGTAATGCGAATTGCACATAATTTAATTATTGACCACTATAGAAAAAATAGTAGAATGCCAATGGTTAAAGGAAATAGTGAATTTGACATTTTTGATATTATCCCTTCAAATGATAAAAACAAGCATGAACAAATTGAAGCCGAACAAATTCATGATAGGTTAAAAAAATTGGTAAAACACTTACCACACGACCAAAAAGAAGTTTTAATGATGCGAATTTATTTTGATATGAGTTTTAAAGAAATTTCGGAAATGACCAATGTCAGTATCAATACTGCTTTAGGTAGAATGCGTTATGCTTTAATAAATCTTAGAAAAATGGCTGAAGAAAAAAACATAACTTATTCTATTAGTTGA
- a CDS encoding phosphatase PAP2 family protein yields MNFKFSIALFLSLTLLTLSLKAQQDSAKTETTKPKNVFIKKAAIPSVLIISGLSLNRSVFEKNLNRDLRNKVGNDYEFRIDDYIQYAPIAEMYIADALGIKAKNHWFDQTKNLAFSNLFTAIVIHSIKRGMNKTRPNGSGHSFPSGHTATAFTGATVLFQEFKETNSVLAYSGFAFATTTGTFRMINNAHWFSDVLAGAGISILMTNIVYQIEPLKNWNPFKKNNNVSLIPYFNENETGIYLTKRF; encoded by the coding sequence ATGAATTTTAAATTTTCAATAGCACTATTTCTTAGTCTTACTCTTTTAACCCTATCGTTAAAAGCACAACAAGACAGCGCAAAAACTGAGACAACTAAACCTAAAAATGTATTCATAAAAAAAGCTGCAATTCCTTCAGTTTTAATTATAAGTGGATTGTCATTAAACAGAAGTGTTTTTGAAAAAAACTTAAACAGAGATTTAAGAAATAAAGTAGGAAATGATTATGAATTTAGGATTGACGACTATATACAATATGCTCCTATTGCTGAAATGTACATTGCAGATGCTTTAGGAATTAAAGCCAAAAACCATTGGTTTGACCAAACTAAAAATTTAGCTTTTAGCAACCTTTTCACTGCTATTGTTATCCATTCCATTAAACGTGGCATGAACAAAACCCGCCCTAATGGTTCTGGGCATTCTTTCCCTTCTGGACATACAGCAACAGCTTTTACAGGTGCAACTGTTTTATTTCAAGAATTTAAAGAAACTAATTCGGTGCTTGCCTATAGTGGATTTGCTTTTGCTACTACAACCGGAACTTTTAGAATGATTAACAACGCACATTGGTTTTCTGATGTGTTAGCTGGTGCTGGAATTAGTATATTAATGACCAACATCGTTTACCAAATTGAGCCACTTAAAAACTGGAATCCCTTTAAAAAGAATAATAATGTCTCTCTAATTCCTTATTTCAATGAAAATGAAACAGGAATCTATTTAACCAAACGGTTTTAG
- a CDS encoding phosphatase PAP2 family protein yields MKIVFSLYVFFSCLSCFAQTDTSNLQFHQITEELQYGYSKPRFFDLFVNIPKNYVDLGKGIATKDGAKLLGITAALTAVLIPLDQDLVNHTQNISANVGLSRSHRYKKLIGGMDFPTNISSFYYHLGHGNTSMVYATGLLVTGLIKKDYRAIHTSVEIGESILTLGVMTQGLKRVFGRQTPNRAVVDGGKWQFFPNLKEYMVNTPNYDAFPSGHMATLTATFTVIARNYPEVKWIKPVGYTMMGLLGVEMMNSGVHWAGDYPLGILIGYAVGTVSSNRRITKVENKKFSYNKTKYTPELTVTSFLGQPMLGARVVF; encoded by the coding sequence ATGAAGATAGTATTTAGTTTATACGTTTTTTTTAGTTGTTTGAGTTGCTTTGCTCAAACAGATACTTCTAATTTACAGTTTCATCAAATTACTGAAGAGCTTCAATACGGTTATAGCAAACCAAGATTTTTTGATTTATTTGTAAACATCCCTAAAAACTATGTCGATTTAGGAAAAGGAATTGCAACAAAAGATGGGGCAAAGTTATTAGGAATTACAGCTGCTTTAACAGCGGTACTTATACCTTTAGATCAAGATTTAGTAAATCATACTCAAAATATTTCTGCAAACGTTGGCCTTTCGAGAAGTCATCGCTATAAAAAGCTAATAGGAGGGATGGATTTTCCGACTAACATTTCTTCCTTTTATTATCACTTAGGTCATGGGAATACTTCTATGGTTTATGCAACAGGTCTTTTAGTAACAGGTCTTATTAAAAAAGATTATCGAGCTATTCATACTTCTGTAGAAATAGGCGAAAGCATTTTAACGCTAGGCGTAATGACTCAAGGTTTGAAAAGAGTATTTGGGAGGCAAACACCAAATAGAGCTGTTGTTGATGGTGGTAAATGGCAGTTTTTTCCAAATTTAAAAGAGTATATGGTAAACACACCTAATTATGATGCGTTCCCATCTGGTCATATGGCAACTTTAACGGCAACATTTACTGTTATAGCAAGAAATTATCCGGAAGTAAAATGGATTAAACCAGTTGGTTATACTATGATGGGATTGCTTGGAGTTGAAATGATGAATAGTGGAGTTCATTGGGCTGGAGATTATCCGTTGGGAATTTTAATTGGTTATGCAGTTGGTACAGTTTCTTCAAACAGAAGAATTACAAAAGTTGAAAATAAAAAGTTTTCTTATAATAAAACTAAATATACTCCAGAGCTCACTGTTACAAGTTTTTTAGGCCAGCCAATGTTAGGTGCTAGAGTAGTTTTCTAA